From a single Aythya fuligula isolate bAytFul2 chromosome 16, bAytFul2.pri, whole genome shotgun sequence genomic region:
- the LOC116495892 gene encoding BPI fold-containing family B member 4-like translates to MKLLKLFGIVFFCGLLSPSWGVLSGLSCAVSPVAMQKVLSDAVIQNGLLQKHLQGLVLPNIMGDGGLLNSPTSITGLHLVRVRLPKLSVALLPGIGVQLAIAARLDLSGNCLVGLLSELIDISVDVTITANIKCTNFELGAVQVIIDDCFCILGAVKIKLLSGLLSLSVNDIVLNQLTATLPGLLCPVIDIIVNLVNIQFLGTLNAVIPVGTVGTIHYQLASLPFTSGLFLGLDLDGAVQQVGGSIIPHDSSASALPPLLDRLLVLGLRQSFLNAILSLLIQVQPQTFTCTPEAFSGAKQLQDAVLTLFPSGCSICSVNSPLSIRIELFGKPLILLENNKATVELSVMIQLFIKRLDGSILNLLLLKADLGLNVHVSISGSSLMLALSLGSTSLSLESSDVGISDISILKPHCNQLLAETLLPLINGCLGVGIPLPNVLGIPLIKVDIQILVGLLVILV, encoded by the exons ATGAAGTTGTTGAAGCTTTTTGGAATTGTCTTTTTCTGTGGCCTGCTCTCGCCGTCCTGGGGAGTCTTGTCCGGTTTGTCCTGCGCCGTCAGCCCAGTGGCAATGCAGAAAG TGCTCTCGGATGCCGTAATTCAGAACGGGCTTCTCCAGAAGCATCTGCAGGGCCTTGTGCTCCCAAACATCATGGGTGATGGGGGTCTGCTGAACTCTCCCACCAGCATCACGGG ACTGCACCTTGTCCGGGTTCGGCTCCCCAAGCTGTCAGTGGCGCTGCTGCCTGGGATCGGGGTCCAGCTGGCCATCGCTGCAAGGCTTGATCTCAGCGGCAACTG cttgGTTGGCCTTCTCTCAGAACTAATTGATATCTCAGTGGATGTGACCATTACTGCAAACATTAAATGCACAAATTTCGAATTGGGCGCAGTCCAGGTCATCATTGATGACTGCTTCTGCATTCTTGGTGCTGTAAAGATCAAACTCCTTTCTGG atTACTGTCCCTATCAGTAAATGACATAGTGCTGAACCAGCTGACAGCAACCCTGCCTGGTTTG CTGTGTCCGGTAATCGATATTATCGTCAACCTGGTGAACATCCAGTTCTTGGGCACGCTCAACG CGGTGATCCCGGTCGGCACGGTGGGAACGATTCACTACCAGTTGGCCAGCCTCCCGTTTACATCTGGCTTGTTCCTCGGGCTGGATTTAGAT GGTGCGGTGCAGCAGGTGGGAGGCAGCATCATCCCCCACGACTCGTCCGCCTCCGCCTTGCCCCCGCTGCTGGACAGGCTGCTGGTCCTGGGGCTGCGCCAGAGCTTTCTCAACGCCATCCTGTCCCTCCTGATCCAGGTCCAGCCGCAGACGTTCACCTGCACACCAGAAGCc TTCTCAGGTGCCAAGCAGCTGCAAGATGCCGTCCTGACCCTCTTTCCCTCTGGG tGCTCCATCTGCTCCGTGAACTCTCCTCTGAGCATCAGGATAGAGTTGTTCGGGAAGCCACTCATCCTCTTGGAGAACAACAAAGCCACTGTCGAGCTCTCGGTGATGATCCAGCTGTTCATTAAGCGCCTGGATGGATCCATCCTCAACCTGCTGCTCCTGAAGGCC GACCTCGGCCTGAACGTCCACGTGTCGATCTCTGGGAGCAGCCTGATGCTGGCCTTGTCCCTGGGCAG CACTTCCCTTTCCTTGGAGTCCTCTGACGTTGGCATCAGTGAC ATCTCGATCCTGAAGCCCCACTGCAATCAGCTGCTGGCGGAAACGTTGCTGCCTCTTATCAATG GCTGTCTGGGCGTCGGGATCCCTCTGCCGAACGTGCTGGGCATTCCGCTGATAAAAGTGGATATTCAGATACTGGTG GGCCTGCTGGTGATCCTTGTGTGA
- the BPIFB2 gene encoding BPI fold-containing family B member 2 has translation MISNSRMFFRGSAVAPLCALGTLLSLLVPVEATRSPDCGGILTPSGLSYLAEVSRPYAEVVLRQDLMDLDLTLGSPKASRDQISSVQVVDLSLSLVPEAGLRLGIEVDLGITPPDAAPRLARLSILADLHIDLSPDGDLQLITSYCRPTVEVQSAEEVGSKSSSSDPDKEINADKICLEVSKLLLLPNEQLMSLTAQFPITPRCQVQYLPLAAPVISEEGITMSLQTTFQVAGMAVPLPVSPVPFSMPELVSSSPSHLTLALSEHFYTSLFFALERAGAFNMTILSPLTTATMAQKITQVGSLYHEDLPVMLRAELRSSPRVELEEGRAALKLFLTIHVGAGSPEFQSFLSVSADVTAGLLLSVTDTRMMISAAAIEDAELSLAASDVGPVPAALLEELFLGTVREEVPVWMNAVLSEGVHLPHVSTFTYTDVSVMIHKDYVLLLCNLKLQARHGEQGATA, from the exons ATGATAAGCAATTCTAGAATGTTTTTCAGAG gcagcgCCGTGGCCCCGCTCTGCGCCCTGGGCACCCTCCTGAGCCTCCTGGTCCCTGTGGAGGCCACCAGGTCTCCCGACTGCGGGGGCATCCTCACCCCGTCAGGACTGAGCTACC TCGCTGAAGTTTCAAGACCATACGCAGAGGTGGTCCTCAGGCAGGACCTGATGGACCTGGACCTGACCCTTGGCTCCCCCAAAGCCAGCAG GGACCAAATCAGCTCTGTCCAAGTGGTCGACCTGTCGCTGTCGCTTGTCCCAGAGGCCGGGCTGCGGCTGGGCATCGAGGTGGACCTGGGCATCACCCCCCCGGA TGCAGCGCCCAGGCTGGCGAGGCTGTCCATCCTGGCTGACCTCCACATAGACCTGAGCCCTGATGGCGACCTGCAGCTGATAACCTCCTACTGCAGACCCACTGTGGAGGTGCAGAGCGCCGAGGAGGTGGGAAG CAAGTCCTCTAGTTCCGACCCGGACAAGGAGATTAATGCTGATAAG ATTTGCTTGGAAGTCTCCAAACTGCTCCTTTTGCCTAACGAGCAGCTGATGTCTCTGACAG CTCAGTTCCCCATCACCCCCCGTTGCCAGGTCCAGTACCTGCCGCTGGCTGCCCCCGTGATCTCCGAGGAAGGAATCACCATGTCCTTGCAA ACAACGTTCCAGGTGGCAGGGATGGCAGTGCCCCTGCCAGTCAGCCCCGTGCCATTCAGCATGCCAGAGCTGGTGAGCTCCAGCCCTTCCCACCTCACCTTGGCTTTGTCTGAGCACTTCTACACCAGCCTCTTCTTCGCCCTGGAGAGGGCTGGGGCCTTCAACATGACCATTCTG AGCCCACTGACCACCGCCACCATGGCACAGAAGATCACCCAG GTCGGCTCCCTGTACCACGAGGACCTGCCCGTGATGCTGAGGGCTGAGCTCAGAAGCTCTCCTCGGGTGGAGCTGGAGGAAGGCCGAGCAGCCCTGAAGCTCTTCCTCACCATCCACGTCGGGGCAGGCTCACCAGAATTCCAGAGCTTCCTGAGCGTGAGCGCG GACGTGACTGCAGGACTGCTCCTCAGCGTCACCGACACACGGATGATGATCTCTGCAGCAGCGATCGA AGATGCTGAGCTCAGCCTGGCTGCCTCCGACGTGGGTCCAGTGCCG GCTGCGTTGCTGGAAGAGCTGTTCCTGGGCACTGTTCGCGAGGAGGTGCCCGTCTGGATGAACG CGGTGCTGAGTGAAGGCGTACACCTGCCACACGTATCCACCTTCACCTACACCGATGTCAGCGTCATGATTCACAAG GATTACGTCTTGCTCCTGTGCAACCTCAAGCTGCAGGCAAGACACGGTGAGCAGGGGGCCACGGCCTGA